The DNA sequence TTAATAAAGATTTTTTCAAAAACCTAGAGTACTGGAAAACCTTCACAAAACAAGCAGGAAAAGCTTATCTTGTTTATGGTGGCGCTGAGGATATGGTGCGCAAATCAACTACTATTCTCAGTTGGCAGAACTTCCATATTAATCAGATTTTAAATGCTTAGCAACAAATTATACCTAAGGAACAGGGCTGTTCAGTGAAAATGTGTTATCTACGGGCTTCACGGAATAGCCCTGTCAACTTGCACTAGTGTCTGGTATTATTAAAAAAAGGACTATCAAGAGAAAAGGCTGGAATTGAGACATCAATCCACTCATCATATTCCGTGAGCATTTTGTAGCTGCCTTGCACGATGGCTGAAGGGGATTTTAATGGAACGCCACTGGTATATTCAAAGGCATCGCCTGGATCGAGAGTTGGTTGTTGTCCTACAACTCCTCTCCCTTTGATTTTTTGGCTTTGTCCAAGATTGTCGGTGATTTTCCAAATTCTAGATTTTAACTGCACGGCGATTTTGCTGTTGTTTTCAATACGCACATTATATGCCCACACAAAGATATTATCATCTGGAGAGGATTGGTCTGCCAAGAACAAAGGCTCGACAATCACCCGAATAGAATTGGTTGTTGCAGAATACATATACACATTTGCCACTCGTGAACTATTGAACTATGCTAGTACAATAAGAGCTATTTTGGAAGGAAAATTAGTAATGGCAACTGAGACAGTTTCGACAGCTCAGTGTAGTTGTTCGATGGGAGACACTCATTCAAACTTTACTGTTTCGCCAGATAAACGTGTTGAAGGTGAATCAAAGCCAGCTGCTAACATTATGGACAATAAACTGGGGGTCAATTTCCCAGTTCTAGTTGGAACATTTGGCAAGTGTAAGAGTTTGTTGTTTCCTGACACAGCTAAGGCAACTGCTGAAAAAAATGGCGTCCTTGATCCACAGGACTGCCAACCTATTTTTGCGGCTCCATGGATGCCGGGTGCAATGACGGTTCATATCGGGGGAGCTCCGGCTTTGAGCAGCACTTCTGTTTTGATGTGCACGTTTGCCGGGTCAATCTCTGTTTCCTATCCAGGAGAGACAACGTTTATGGTGCCTTAGCAGGTAGAGCTCGCGCGACGTAAAACTGCACGAATTGGAAAATCTTCACGATTTAGGATCCATCGCTTTTCAAAATTTCAACTACTACTCAACATCAACCAACTCAACGTCAAAAATCAAAGTGGCATTGGCTGGAATAGCAGCTCCTGCACCACGTGCGCCATATCCTAACTCAGGAGGAATAGTCAGTTTGCGTTTGCCGCCGATTTTCATAGTTGCAAGCCCTTCATCCCAGCCTTTAATGACTTCTCCTGCTCCAAGGGTAAAGCGAAAGGGTTTCCCGCGATCATGTGAGCTGTCAAATTTTTTCCCGTTTTCTAGAGTCCCTGTGTAGTGCACGACAACGGTTTGACCTTCTTCAGGAGTTATGCCACCTCCAACGGTAATATCTTCAATAATCAATCCTGAGGGCATTTGTACTTTTCCTTGTGCAGATTTTTGTGTGGGTGTCGGCTCTTCTTTTGCCTGGGGGGCAGACATTGAAATGACTGCTGTAAGACAAGAAAATCCAAGGGTTTTGAGTAGTGCGTTGTTCATTTTTTAATCTCCTTAAAAGCTTTAAGATACTCACAATCTGGCAAAATATAGGCTATCTGTCCACAAATTTTTTCAAAACAACTCTAGACATGTTCACTTCATTGGTCCAGAATAAGGGTAGTCTAAGGGTCTATATAAACATCTCAAGGGGAGGGTCCACGATCATGTCACACATTTCAATTGGTGATTTTTTTGACACTTTTAGTAACTGGGAAGTTGTTGTCTCAAAAGGCAACACGTGTTACGCAGCTCACGTTGAGCCAGAAGGTGAAGCAAAAGACGCGATAGAATCAAGCTTGTCAGATTAATCATGTATGATCCTCAATCGGGTCTCTCTTCGAGTCTACCGTTGTGGCTCGGGTGGATGATGGCACAGGCTCCTCTATCTCAGACAATGTTTGCTCCTGGGTTCGGCAAAGATCTTCCCCAAGTTGACGATTTGCCAAAGCTTTGGCAAAAAATGCAACAGGACATGCAAGGCCAATTCAAACACTTTGCTAGGGGGTTACATACCTATCAACAAGCCCCGCATGACAGTGCGCGTAATCTTCCTCCGGTTGTGTGGCAACAAGGGGCCACCAAGCTTTATGATTATGGTAAGTCTGCCAATAAAGCAGGCCCTGCAATGCTTGTGGTTCCATCCCATGTCAATCGCAGTTATATTCTCGATCTTAAAGAAGATCTCAGTGTCTTAAGGTATTGGGCAGAACAAGGTTTTCGCCCTTTTTTGGTGGATTGGGGAGATCTTAGTGATTATGAGCGTGATTACTCATTGGATGATTATTTTCAAAATCGTTTGGAGCCGATGCTGCATTTTGTGCAAGAAATTTCCAAGCAACCTATAAACGTAGTTGGATATTGCATGGGTGGGATGCTAGCTACCGCTTTGGCTTTGCGGCACCCAGAAATTGCGAGTCTTGTTTTGATGGCAACGCCTTGGGACTTCCATGTCGGTCGAGAATGGCTGCCGGTGGTGATGCAACAAAGTTCTTGCTTTCTTGAAAGCTTGATCGATGTTTATCAAGAACTTCCTGTTGAGGTAATTCAGATGCTCTTTGCATCTTTAAACCCACCAGGTGTGATGAAAAAATTTGCCGAATTGGGTCAAGATTTTCAAAACACGGCTTTTGTCCAAAATTTTGTTGAAGTTGAAGATTGGCTAAATGATTGCGTGCCACTGGCACCAAAAGTTGCAAAAGATTGCTTGTTGGGTTGGTACCGCGATAATTTACCCCATCGAAATCAGTGGAAAATACAAGGACAATCTGTAATTGCCAGCGAAATCAAGATTCCAACCTTTGGTGTCGTTCCAAAGAAAGATACGATCGTCTCACCTGACTCAAGTCGAGCTTTGTTAGGCAAATTGCCGCACGTTCAATCTATAGAGCCTCCTTTGGGGCATATTGGACTTGTGACAAGTAAATCTGCGCCTGAGCTTGTTTGGGAACCGATTGCTCAGTTTTTAAAAACAACAAACCCAAGTTAAAGAAAACCAACTAGAAAAAAGAAGAAAGAGGAGGAGAAAAATTATGAGTCGTATCGCATTAGTTACCGGAGGAACTAGAGGAATTGGCGCAGCTATTGCAAGGGCCCTCAAACAACAAGGACATCGCGTGGCTGTGACCTATCACGGCAATGATGAAGCTGCTAAAAAGTTCTCACAAGAAAACGGGATTACCACATACAAATGGGATGTAAGCGACTATGAAGCGTGCTCCCAGGGTATGCAAAATGTAAAATCTGACTTAGGTGATCCAGAGATTCTGGTAAATAATGCTGGCATCACTCGTGATGGTATGTTTCACAAAATGACTTACGAACAATGGCAAGCGGTCATTATGACCAACCTAACTTCGTGTTTTAACATGAGTCACTGTGTCATTAATGCAATGCGCGATAATGGATTTGGTCGTATTATAAACATCAGCTCGATTAACGGGCAAAAGGGACAAATGGGGCAAACCAATTACTCGGCGGCTAAGGCAGGTGTTATTGGTTTTACCAAGGCATTAGCTCAAGAAAATGCTCGCAAAGGAATTACTGTTAATGCGGTTGCCCCGGGTTATATCGGAACCGAAATGGTTATGGCAATTCCAGAAAAGGTCCGAGAGTCAATTGTTGCACAAATTCCCGTAGGGCGTTTGGGAACTCCTGAAGAGATTGCCCAAGTGGTAACGTTCTTGGGATCTGATGCTGCTGGGTTTATTACCGGTGCAACGATGTCAGCTAATGGCGGTCAGTATATGGCGTGCTGATGTCAGATGTCAGAAACCAACGTCCTTCGTTACCGTAATCTGATTTTGTCCAACGTTCACTGTGTGCCCATGGTAGTGGGTATACTGCTTTATCCGGTCGTAATTGATAGGAGGACTGGCATCTTCTTTTTGAAATTATCGTAATTACTATCAAAATATCTAATGTTATCTTTTTCTTTAACGAATTGGGGAGTTATCTGCGAAAAGGTATCTTTGGGTGAGTCAAAAATTTGCCACTTAATGTATTATTTTTAAATACTTAGGTTAATTATGTGAATTCACCTTAAGGGCCCTTTTCGCTGATAACACCCCAATTGTTAACATAATTATTTTACAATAAAATATATAATATAATAATATTGGTGTTATTAATAGATAATGAGGAGTGTATGATTATGAAAAAATCAGTTGATAGTTTGTGGTATTTTATAGTGTTTGTGGCTTTTGCTACTCCTAATCTTAACCAGAAAGTTGCTGCTACTGACATAGTAGAAGTACCCGTTATGGTATCAGTGGCTAATTCAAATAAAAATTTTACTGAATTTAATGGCAAAAGGGCTAAGGTAAATTTAACTGTTCAAAACAGGTGGGACCAATAGCTTGTTGCAAGAAGTGTT is a window from the Pseudomonadota bacterium genome containing:
- the apaG gene encoding Co2+/Mg2+ efflux protein ApaG; amino-acid sequence: MYSATTNSIRVIVEPLFLADQSSPDDNIFVWAYNVRIENNSKIAVQLKSRIWKITDNLGQSQKIKGRGVVGQQPTLDPGDAFEYTSGVPLKSPSAIVQGSYKMLTEYDEWIDVSIPAFSLDSPFFNNTRH
- a CDS encoding DUF4280 domain-containing protein, whose product is MATETVSTAQCSCSMGDTHSNFTVSPDKRVEGESKPAANIMDNKLGVNFPVLVGTFGKCKSLLFPDTAKATAEKNGVLDPQDCQPIFAAPWMPGAMTVHIGGAPALSSTSVLMCTFAGSISVSYPGETTFMVP
- a CDS encoding FKBP-type peptidyl-prolyl cis-trans isomerase, which translates into the protein MNNALLKTLGFSCLTAVISMSAPQAKEEPTPTQKSAQGKVQMPSGLIIEDITVGGGITPEEGQTVVVHYTGTLENGKKFDSSHDRGKPFRFTLGAGEVIKGWDEGLATMKIGGKRKLTIPPELGYGARGAGAAIPANATLIFDVELVDVE
- a CDS encoding alpha/beta fold hydrolase, which produces MYDPQSGLSSSLPLWLGWMMAQAPLSQTMFAPGFGKDLPQVDDLPKLWQKMQQDMQGQFKHFARGLHTYQQAPHDSARNLPPVVWQQGATKLYDYGKSANKAGPAMLVVPSHVNRSYILDLKEDLSVLRYWAEQGFRPFLVDWGDLSDYERDYSLDDYFQNRLEPMLHFVQEISKQPINVVGYCMGGMLATALALRHPEIASLVLMATPWDFHVGREWLPVVMQQSSCFLESLIDVYQELPVEVIQMLFASLNPPGVMKKFAELGQDFQNTAFVQNFVEVEDWLNDCVPLAPKVAKDCLLGWYRDNLPHRNQWKIQGQSVIASEIKIPTFGVVPKKDTIVSPDSSRALLGKLPHVQSIEPPLGHIGLVTSKSAPELVWEPIAQFLKTTNPS
- the phbB gene encoding acetoacetyl-CoA reductase; the encoded protein is MSRIALVTGGTRGIGAAIARALKQQGHRVAVTYHGNDEAAKKFSQENGITTYKWDVSDYEACSQGMQNVKSDLGDPEILVNNAGITRDGMFHKMTYEQWQAVIMTNLTSCFNMSHCVINAMRDNGFGRIINISSINGQKGQMGQTNYSAAKAGVIGFTKALAQENARKGITVNAVAPGYIGTEMVMAIPEKVRESIVAQIPVGRLGTPEEIAQVVTFLGSDAAGFITGATMSANGGQYMAC